Proteins encoded within one genomic window of Gadus macrocephalus chromosome 16, ASM3116895v1:
- the rffl gene encoding E3 ubiquitin-protein ligase rififylin isoform X2, with translation MWSCCSWLCVDDVPSEEPARRGHCQQAYTNSGYSSQPSANQQPRCKACGDGFHTLARKHVCVDCKKDYCSSCSAEADPRPRLCHTCQRFYGNLLEPAELMKLKVKDLRDYLHLHEVPTQLCREKEELVELVLGQQTPSPGSTSPLTSSFETPPFPPDQHTTPTHTAPSDSAHTAHTDTTHARAHTEPAHAAAPPSAHTASTETFPTETLPVHTDPAAAPTPTDTAPGGTAPPQGTEEWSDSEEVAVPGRRASLSDLSSLEDIEQLSVRQLKEILARNFVNYKGCCEKWELMERVTRLYQNDLELHNQGLGDSTAAGEDLLCRVCMDSPIDCVLLECGHMVTCTKCGKRMSECPICRQYVVRAVHVFRS, from the exons ATGTGGTCGTGCTGCAGCTGGTTGTGTGTGGACGACGTTCCGTCGGAGGAGCCGGCGCGCAGGGGGCACTGCCAGCAGGCCTACACCAACTCTGGCTACAGCAGCCAGCCCTCGGCCAATCAGCAGCCCCGCTGTAAGGCCTGTGGTGATGGGTTCCACACCCTTGCCCGCAAG catgtgtgtgttgactgtAAGAAGGACtactgcagcagctgctccgCTGAGGCGGATCCCAGGCCCCGCCTCTGCCACACCTGCCAGCGTTTCTACGGTAACCTGCTGGAGCCGGCTGAACTAATGAAGCTGAAGGTGAAGGACCTCCGAGACTACCTCCACCTGCACGAAGTCCCCACCCAGCTCTGCAGAGAGAAG gaggagctggtggagttGGTCTTAGGTCAGCAGACCCCGTCACCCGGTAGCACCAGCCCGCTCACGTCCAGCTTCGAGAcgccccccttccccccggaccaacacaccacacccacacacacggcgcCCTCAGACTCTgcacacacagcgcacacagacacgacgcacgcacgcgcacacacggagcCCGCCCATGCAGCGGCCCCGCCCTCGGCACACACCGCCTCTACGGAAACATTCCCCACCGAGACGTTACCCGTCCACACGGACCCCGCCGCGGCCCCAACCCCTACAGATACTGCACCCGGTGGGACGGCCCCCCCACAGGGGACCGAAGAG TGGTCGGACTCTGAGGAGGTGGCGGTCCCGGGGCGCAGGGCCTCCCTCTCCGACCTGTCCTCGCTGGAGGACATCGAGCAGCTGAGCGTCCGCCAGCTCAAGGAGATCCTGGCCCGCAACTTTGTCAACTACAAAGGATGCTGCGAAAAGTGGGAGCTGATGGAGAGAGTGACCCGGCTCTACCAGAACGACCTGGAGCTGCATAACCAGG GCCTGGGGGATTCCACTGCAGCGGGTGAGGACCTTCTGTGCAGGGTGTGCATGGACTCTCCCATCGACTGCGTCCTGCTGGAGTGCGGCCACATGGTCACGTGCACTAAGTGTGGAAAGAGGATGTCGGAGTGTCCCATCTGTCGGCAGTATGTGGTCCGGGCCGTGCACGTGTTCCGTTCCTGA
- the rffl gene encoding E3 ubiquitin-protein ligase rififylin isoform X1, with amino-acid sequence MWSCCSWLCVDDVPSEEPARRGHCQQAYTNSGYSSQPSANQQPRCKACGDGFHTLARKHVCVDCKKDYCSSCSAEADPRPRLCHTCQRFYGNLLEPAELMKLKVKDLRDYLHLHEVPTQLCREKEELVELVLGQQTPSPGSTSPLTSSFETPPFPPDQHTTPTHTAPSDSAHTAHTDTTHARAHTEPAHAAAPPSAHTASTETFPTETLPVHTDPAAAPTPTDTAPGGTAPPQGTEEVEVEVSDSESLTGPQLEWSDSEEVAVPGRRASLSDLSSLEDIEQLSVRQLKEILARNFVNYKGCCEKWELMERVTRLYQNDLELHNQGLGDSTAAGEDLLCRVCMDSPIDCVLLECGHMVTCTKCGKRMSECPICRQYVVRAVHVFRS; translated from the exons ATGTGGTCGTGCTGCAGCTGGTTGTGTGTGGACGACGTTCCGTCGGAGGAGCCGGCGCGCAGGGGGCACTGCCAGCAGGCCTACACCAACTCTGGCTACAGCAGCCAGCCCTCGGCCAATCAGCAGCCCCGCTGTAAGGCCTGTGGTGATGGGTTCCACACCCTTGCCCGCAAG catgtgtgtgttgactgtAAGAAGGACtactgcagcagctgctccgCTGAGGCGGATCCCAGGCCCCGCCTCTGCCACACCTGCCAGCGTTTCTACGGTAACCTGCTGGAGCCGGCTGAACTAATGAAGCTGAAGGTGAAGGACCTCCGAGACTACCTCCACCTGCACGAAGTCCCCACCCAGCTCTGCAGAGAGAAG gaggagctggtggagttGGTCTTAGGTCAGCAGACCCCGTCACCCGGTAGCACCAGCCCGCTCACGTCCAGCTTCGAGAcgccccccttccccccggaccaacacaccacacccacacacacggcgcCCTCAGACTCTgcacacacagcgcacacagacacgacgcacgcacgcgcacacacggagcCCGCCCATGCAGCGGCCCCGCCCTCGGCACACACCGCCTCTACGGAAACATTCCCCACCGAGACGTTACCCGTCCACACGGACCCCGCCGCGGCCCCAACCCCTACAGATACTGCACCCGGTGGGACGGCCCCCCCACAGGGGACCGAAGAG gtggaggtcgagGTTTCTGACTCTGAGAGCCTCACTGGGCCGCAgttggag TGGTCGGACTCTGAGGAGGTGGCGGTCCCGGGGCGCAGGGCCTCCCTCTCCGACCTGTCCTCGCTGGAGGACATCGAGCAGCTGAGCGTCCGCCAGCTCAAGGAGATCCTGGCCCGCAACTTTGTCAACTACAAAGGATGCTGCGAAAAGTGGGAGCTGATGGAGAGAGTGACCCGGCTCTACCAGAACGACCTGGAGCTGCATAACCAGG GCCTGGGGGATTCCACTGCAGCGGGTGAGGACCTTCTGTGCAGGGTGTGCATGGACTCTCCCATCGACTGCGTCCTGCTGGAGTGCGGCCACATGGTCACGTGCACTAAGTGTGGAAAGAGGATGTCGGAGTGTCCCATCTGTCGGCAGTATGTGGTCCGGGCCGTGCACGTGTTCCGTTCCTGA